From the Erythrolamprus reginae isolate rEryReg1 chromosome Z, rEryReg1.hap1, whole genome shotgun sequence genome, one window contains:
- the LOC139153495 gene encoding olfactory receptor 11G2-like translates to MEFTNKTSVEEFVLLGFGIEQHNRLLLLMFFTFLYVLTLAENISIIILVCLDTHLGQLPMYILLSNFSWLEICYVSSTVPRMIFDLAVPGGIISFKACLIQFYIFFILGGTECFFLSIMALDRYMAICHPLHYPQIMSQNVCYILVVLCWILGFLWYLVPAVLISKLSFCGSNVIDHFLCDAGPILSLACPPFGIVPTLSQVCLNGLLLGNMTFVILSYGTVIFTLMKTSNKGSRKKGFSTVSFHLIVVSVFYGSVTAMYLLPGGESQSESKAVTLFYTTFTPFLNPLIYCLRNNQVKEALNTLLRRKMRLIWNKE, encoded by the coding sequence ATGGAGTTCACCAACAAGACTTCAGTTGAGGAATTTGTTTTACTAGGTTTTGGAATTGAACAGCATAACCGTTTGCTGCTTCTCATGTTTTTCACTTTTCTCTATGTCCTCACTTTGGCTGAGAACATCAGCATTATTATCTTGGTGTGTTTAGATACCCATCTGGGCCAACTTCCAATGTACATCCTGCTGAGTAACTTCTCCTGGTTGGAAATTTGCTACGTGTCCTCCACAGTTCCTCGCATGATCTTTGATTTAGCAGTTCCTGGTGGCATCATTTCTTTCAAAGCGTGTTTAATCCAGTTCTACATCTTCTTTATCCTTGGGGGCACCGAATGCTTTTTTCTTTCAATTATGGCTTTAGATCGGTACATGGCCATATGCCATCCATTGCACTACCCACAAATTATGTCACAAAATGTCTGTTACATTCTGGTGGTCCTTTGCTGGATCCTTGGCTTTCTGTGGTATCTTGTTCCAGCGGTGTTGATCTCTAAGTTGTCCTTTTGTGGCTCCAATGTCATTGACCACTTTTTGTGTGATGCTGGTCCAATCTTATCCTTGGCTTGCCCTCCATTTGGAATAGTTCCTACTTTGAGTCAGGTTTGTCTCAATGGTTTGCTCCTGGGTAATATGACATTTGTTATTCTGTCCTACGGCACTGTGATTTTTACTCTAATGAAGACGTCTAACAAAGGCAGTCGTAAGAAGGGCTTCTCCACCGTCTCTTTCCATCTAATTGTGGTCTCAGTTTTCTATGGTTCAGTGACAGCAATGTATTTGTTACCAGGTGGAGAAAGTCAGTCAGAGTCAAAGGCTGTGACCCTCTTCTATACCACATTTACACCTTTTCTCAACCCCTTGATCTACTGTCTGAGGAATAATCAAGTGAAAGAAGCACTGAATACATTATTAAGGAGAAAAATGAGACTCATATGGAACAAGGAATAG
- the LOC139154167 gene encoding olfactory receptor 11G2-like, which yields MELTNGTTVQEFVLLGLDSGPQKRFFLLILFSIIYIITLTENATIIMLVNVDAQLAELPMYHFLANFSLLEICYVTTTMPRMLFDLASPQGIISFKACFIQFYIYYSLGINETFFLSTMALDRCLAICHPLYYPTIMSPKNCSKLATGCWMTGFLAYAAPITLISRLSFCGSNVSDHFLCDQELLTLACPPLGNVPFVLFSLNILLILGNFIFVTISYGIIIVTLIKSSNQSSRKKAFSTISFHLMVVALLYGSVIGMYVAPNGKTQSRTAKIVVVFYTAITPFLNPIIYCLRNDQVKEALGRVLRRTELWLRKNMTI from the coding sequence ATGGAGCTGACCAATGGGACCACAGTCCAGGAATTCGTTTTGCTAGGCTTGGATAGTGGACCACAAAAACGGTTCTTCCTCCTTATCCTTTTTAGTATTATATACATCATCACATTAACTGAGAACGCCACCATTATCATGCTGGTAAATGTAGATGCGCAATTAGCAGAACTTCCCATGTACCACTTTTTGGCAAACTTCTCCCTGCTAGAGATTTGTTACGTGACTACTACAATGCCCCGTATGCTCTTTGATCTGGCTTCTCCTCAAGGGATCATCTCTTTCAAAGCCTGTTTCATTCAGTTCTACATTTACTACTCCCTTGGCATCAACGAAACCTTCTTCCTCTCAACCATGGCCTTAGATCGCTGCCTGGCCATCTGCCACCCACTATATTATCCAACAATTATGTCTCCAAAGAACTGCTCCAAGCTTGCAACTGGTTGCTGGATGACTGGGTTCTTGGCATATGCCGCTCCCATAACTTTGATCTCCAGATTGTCCTTCTGTGGCTCCAATGTCTCTGACCACTTTTTGTGTGATCAAGAGCTCCTGACCTTAGCTTGTCCTCCACTTGGAAATGTTCCGTTTGTCCTCTTTTCCTTGAATATTTTGCTCATATTAGGCAACTTTATATTTGTAACTATTTCTTATGGCATTATCATTGTCACATTGATCAAATCCTCTAACCAAAGTAGCAGGAAAAAAGCCTTCTCCACCATATCATTCCATCTCATGGTGGTGGCCCTTTTGTATGGTTCTGTGATAGGAATGTATGTAGCTCCAAATGGGAAAACTCAGTCACGTACTGCTAAAATAGTCGTTGTCTTCTACACTGCCATTACGCCCTTTCTCAACCCTATAATCTATTGTCTGAGGAACGATCAGGTGAAGGAAGCTCTGGGTAGAGTTCTCAGAAGAACAGAGCTATGGCTGAGAAAGAACATGACAATCTGA
- the LOC139153365 gene encoding olfactory receptor 11G2-like — MVSSNWTSVEEFVLLGFGIGPHNRLLLLVFFTILYVLTLVENTTIIILVLLDTHLGQLPMYILLSNFSWLEMCYVSTTVPRMLFDLAVPGGIISFNECFIQFYVFFSLGCTECFFLSTMALDRYVAICRPLHYPHIMSHNFCYLMVALCWIVGFLWYLTPAKLMSNLSFCDANVIDHFLCDPGPILSLACPPLGKAPIFSQICLNGLLIGNISFVVVSYSTVIFTLAKTSDSLRKGFSTISFHLIVVSLFYGSVAAMYLLPGGESHVGVTKAVTLFYTAITPFLNPLIYCLRNNQVKEALGRLLKRKVTLIWNK; from the coding sequence ATGGTATCATCCAACTGGACCTCAGTGGAGGAATTTGTGTTGCTAGGATTTGGAATTGGACCGCACAATAGATTGCTACTCCTTGTCTTTTTCACTATTCTCTATGTGCTCACCTTGGTTGAGAACACCACCATTATTATTTTGGTGCTTCTGGACACCCATCTGGGCCAGCTACCTATGTACATTTTGCTGAGCAACTTCTCCTGGTTAGAAATGTGCTATGTCTCCACAACAGTGCCCCGCATGCTCTTTGATTTAGCAGTCCCTGGTGGCATCATTTCCTTCAATGAGTGTTTCATCCAATTCTACGTCTTCTTCTCCCTGGGCTGCACTGAATGTTTTTTCCTCTCCACAATGGCTTTGGATCGGTATGTGGCCATCTGCCGCCCACTGCACTACCCACATATTATGTCTCACAACTTCTGCTACCTGATGGTGGCTCTTTGTTGGATTGTTGGCTTTCTGTGGTATCTTACTCCAGCAAAGTTGATGTCTAACTTGTCCTTTTGTGATGCCAATGTCATTGACCACTTTTTGTGTGATCCTGGTCCAATCCTATCCTTGGCCTGCCCTCCACTTGGGAAAGCTCCCATTTTCAGCCAGATTTGTCTCAATGGTCTGCTCATAGGCAATATCTCCTTTGTCGTGGTCTCCTACAGCACTGTGATTTTCACTCTCGCGAAGACCTCTGACAGTCTTAGGAAGGGCTTTTCTACCATCTCTTTCCATTTAATTGTGGTCTCACTTTTCTATGGCTCAGTGGCAGCTATGTATTTATTACCAGGTGGGGAAAGTCATGTAGGAGTCACAAAGGCTGTGACTCTCTTTTATACCGCCATTACACCCTTTCTCAACCCTTTGATCTACTGTCTCAGAAACAATCAAGTGAAAGAAGCGCTTGGCAGATTGCTAAAGAGAAAGGTGACACTGATATGGAATAAGTGA